Below is a window of Halarcobacter anaerophilus DNA.
CATAAAGTCCAGCCAAAGCAAAAATAAATCCATTTAAAACATGTTTTTGAGGAGTTGTTGGATATTCTTCAAACCAAATATTATTTCCCCAATTACTTGAAATTCCACCATCAACAGTACTTATTTCAAATGAATTTAAAACTTTTTTTGCAATATCTAAATATCTTTTATTTTTCGTTAATCCATAAGCTTCTATCATAACAGATAAGCCAAATCCTTGAGACATCGCACTGATCCATCTAGATGGCAAGTTATAAGAACTCTCTCTAAGATTATCTTCACAATACCATCCCCCCCATTTTCCATTATCAGTAAAATTATTTAGATGCCATTGTGCAAGTTTTAAAAAATATTTTTTACTATTTTCATTGTTTGTTTCATAATAATTTTTATAATAATGTAAAGCAACTTGTGAAATATTTATTGGATAATATATATTTCTGCCTTTAAATTTCAATAATGGTATACCTTTAGAATCTTCATTTTGTTTTGCATATTTTGCAACATTGCTATTTACTAAAGCATAAGGTTTAGGATAATTGAATTTTGAGTAATAATATATAACTATTCCTAATACTAGGATAAAAAATAAAATAAATATTTTTTTCATTTAAACTTTTCCTTCTCTTAAATTTATCATTGAAAATAAAATTGCTATTAGAAATCCAGCTGTACCAGAGGTTAGGATATGTCCAGCTGTAGAACTAATGGCAATCAATAAAAGTATCATAAATATGAGATATTTTGCATATTTATTATTTTTATTAAAAATATTTTTATAAAATAACCAAAATAAAAAAGATATTATAATTAATACCCCAAAAATACCATATGACATTAGAAAATCAATAATATCTATCTCAACCATTTTATTTTCAGAAATAAATATAAACCATGATTGGCTGCTACCAAAAAAATTTTGCATTATATTGTATTTATCAAAAAAAATATTTATTGCTTCTTCTGCCCAAATATTACGATGGCTAAATATTATTGTAATTAAATCCAATTTCCCATATGCATATGATAATCTATCAAATAAGTTAGATACAAATAAAGCATAATACATAGTTAATAATGCTATTAAAGGAAGGAATAAAAAAATAATAACACTAAAAATAAAATCTTTTTTATTTATTTTTAGATTTTTTATTCTTTCCAAGGCTTTAATAAAAGGGAAAACAAAAGTTATCAAAATAGAGGCTAATATTGATACTTTAGATGTTAATAATGCTCCCATTCCCATCATCAAAACGCCAATAATCAAAAAATAAAGATACTCTTTTTTCTCTA
It encodes the following:
- a CDS encoding O-antigen ligase family protein, with protein sequence MVKKNQILNYLEKLLIILFSYFILIDMINGYLIRNNYLSISLLLKSFILILTIFYLVNFKEMLNKVLIILGIILFYFVIHFFILEDVILGIKGLDWLIKFFSIVIFYLFFSILIKQNKFNLVIKIAKYSFIFLLINFLFGFLDFGYPMYGHGDASIGTRGLIYAGNEIGAAIIISGAILQMYFIEKKEYLYFLIIGVLMMGMGALLTSKVSILASILITFVFPFIKALERIKNLKINKKDFIFSVIIFLFLPLIALLTMYYALFVSNLFDRLSYAYGKLDLITIIFSHRNIWAEEAINIFFDKYNIMQNFFGSSQSWFIFISENKMVEIDIIDFLMSYGIFGVLIIISFLFWLFYKNIFNKNNKYAKYLIFMILLLIAISSTAGHILTSGTAGFLIAILFSMINLREGKV